Proteins from a single region of Aquirhabdus parva:
- a CDS encoding LysR substrate-binding domain-containing protein: MMDKLANMAMFVRVVELGSFSAAAEVSEVSATMVAKHIRMAEERLGARLLHRTTRRQHLTEVGTLYYERCKQVLAEVALAESSASELQATPRGQLRIVAPVSFGSHSLVPVLTEFMALYPEVTVDLTLSNGKPDLIHEGYELGIVIGTVDDPNLVARPLCSYRRVLAASPAYLERYGQPKHPEELQQHSCLGLSYWRHHDSWHLLGPDGERFKVAVQGRFKANGGDALRIAAIGGVGIVLQPETLLTEDLHAGRLVPVLPDWSYIPSPVSLVYAQDRRPTAKLRHMIDFLIERFGR, translated from the coding sequence ATGATGGATAAACTGGCCAATATGGCGATGTTTGTACGCGTGGTTGAGCTGGGCAGCTTTAGTGCTGCCGCTGAAGTCTCAGAAGTCTCTGCGACCATGGTCGCCAAGCACATCCGCATGGCAGAGGAGCGCTTGGGTGCACGACTCTTACATCGCACCACCAGACGCCAGCATCTGACCGAGGTCGGCACGCTCTATTACGAGCGCTGCAAGCAAGTCTTGGCGGAAGTTGCACTGGCAGAATCCAGCGCGTCCGAGTTACAGGCTACCCCTAGAGGTCAACTCCGCATCGTGGCGCCCGTCAGCTTTGGCTCTCATAGCCTTGTGCCCGTACTCACCGAATTCATGGCGCTCTATCCTGAAGTGACTGTTGATCTGACCCTCAGCAATGGCAAACCTGATTTGATTCATGAGGGGTATGAACTGGGGATTGTGATCGGTACGGTGGATGATCCTAATTTAGTTGCACGGCCTCTATGTTCCTATCGACGCGTACTGGCGGCATCGCCTGCCTATCTCGAACGCTATGGACAGCCTAAGCATCCTGAAGAATTACAGCAGCATTCCTGTCTCGGCTTATCGTATTGGCGGCACCATGATTCTTGGCACCTGCTCGGGCCAGATGGCGAGCGATTTAAGGTGGCGGTGCAGGGCAGATTTAAAGCCAATGGCGGCGATGCTTTGCGCATTGCTGCAATCGGCGGTGTAGGCATCGTGCTGCAACCAGAAACCTTGTTGACTGAAGATCTCCACGCAGGCCGCCTTGTTCCGGTACTACCTGACTGGTCATATATCCCATCGCCGGTATCTCTGGTCTATGCACAGGACCGACGACCCACGGCGAAGCTACGCCATATGATTGATTTTTTGATAGAGCGGTTTGGGCGTTAA
- a CDS encoding 4-oxalocrotonate tautomerase has translation MPTVHLEMLPGRTLDQKRDFVREVTRVTVETLNCPPESVDVLITEYAKDAWAKGGTLISDK, from the coding sequence ATGCCTACCGTACATTTAGAAATGCTTCCGGGTCGTACCTTGGATCAAAAACGTGATTTTGTCCGTGAAGTCACCCGTGTCACTGTAGAAACACTGAACTGCCCACCTGAAAGCGTAGATGTCTTGATCACGGAATATGCCAAAGACGCTTGGGCCAAAGGCGGTACTTTGATTTCTGATAAGTAA
- a CDS encoding SDR family NAD(P)-dependent oxidoreductase, producing the protein MSNRFLNQVIVVSGGSTGIGFSIAKALLSEGAKRVYITGRSAKSLDAAAAQLGSNAVAVVSDVSSLADLQKLKREIENRGDHLDAVFANAGIAEKNTLGETTIDDYAKTFDINVKGVFFKVQTLLPLLKDDASIVLTASIVANKGMENLSLYSASKAAVRSFARTWANDLKSRKIRVNTLSPGFTRTPIMENGLKLDDAQIAALTEYAAGAVPLGFVAHPDDIAGAALFLASHDARYVNGVELTVDGGFTQI; encoded by the coding sequence ATGTCCAATCGTTTTTTAAATCAAGTCATCGTTGTCAGTGGCGGTTCCACAGGTATCGGTTTTTCCATCGCCAAGGCATTGCTGAGCGAAGGCGCTAAACGCGTCTATATCACCGGGAGATCGGCAAAGAGCCTTGACGCGGCGGCGGCTCAACTCGGTAGCAATGCAGTTGCAGTCGTCTCAGATGTATCAAGCCTAGCCGATCTGCAAAAGCTCAAACGCGAAATCGAAAACCGTGGAGATCATCTGGATGCCGTATTTGCCAATGCGGGAATCGCGGAGAAGAATACGTTAGGCGAGACGACCATCGATGACTATGCGAAGACCTTTGATATCAATGTTAAAGGGGTCTTTTTTAAGGTTCAAACGCTGCTGCCTTTACTTAAAGATGACGCATCCATCGTATTAACGGCATCGATTGTCGCCAATAAAGGCATGGAAAACTTAAGTCTGTACAGCGCCTCTAAGGCTGCCGTTCGTTCCTTTGCACGGACATGGGCCAATGATCTAAAATCACGTAAGATTCGGGTCAATACATTGAGTCCAGGATTTACACGTACGCCAATCATGGAAAATGGTCTGAAACTGGATGATGCGCAAATCGCCGCGCTAACCGAATATGCTGCAGGCGCTGTGCCGCTCGGCTTTGTCGCACATCCTGATGATATCGCTGGTGCAGCGCTGTTCTTGGCATCACACGATGCCCGTTATGTGAATGGCGTAGAGTTGACTGTGGATGGCGGATTTACGCAGATTTAA
- a CDS encoding DUF6670 family protein codes for MTFPLLNIEAIMQIKEKFFTKKKLTQSATQFAINHLYPLLDKTPEQEGKPFIQPYPMVPYINSKQIGWTHYGVMIPDLAPPHRFFSIMSIIGMPGALAFDTDHALVGSPRRNATVVTGTAATHPNLFRGYSIDRDCDMRADGSLIRFGQDLTITGSYPDYHVSANYAGFELEIDIHNTDKVTWFVKTPIYDHLSLLSTYTGFLTWQGERQAISGLCTFEYAASVSPYLLQDKPLNDALKIPLDFFTYQIINLDQDTQILFNQTQINGVTALSQAFLRSMDSYNQTYKAEFEVQTYQPELAVAPDGVQMKLPKTFTWQVYDQDRIILTIHAEVDTAFTYGLGSGYVGGYAYTGQRNGEAISGRGYIEYIDRR; via the coding sequence ATGACTTTCCCTTTACTCAACATCGAGGCAATTATGCAGATCAAAGAAAAATTCTTCACGAAAAAGAAACTGACGCAGTCAGCCACTCAATTTGCGATTAATCATCTTTATCCCTTGCTAGATAAGACGCCCGAGCAAGAGGGCAAGCCATTTATCCAGCCTTACCCAATGGTGCCGTATATCAATTCTAAGCAGATTGGTTGGACGCATTACGGCGTGATGATTCCTGATTTAGCCCCACCTCATCGCTTCTTTTCAATTATGTCGATTATCGGGATGCCTGGGGCTTTAGCTTTTGATACCGATCATGCTTTAGTCGGCAGTCCTCGCCGCAATGCGACGGTGGTGACGGGTACCGCAGCCACGCATCCCAACCTTTTCCGTGGATATTCCATTGATCGTGATTGCGATATGCGGGCGGATGGCAGCCTGATTCGCTTTGGGCAAGATCTCACGATTACCGGCAGCTATCCTGATTATCATGTCAGTGCGAACTATGCGGGTTTTGAGCTTGAGATTGATATTCACAATACCGACAAAGTGACTTGGTTTGTTAAGACCCCGATCTACGACCATTTGAGCTTACTCTCGACCTATACTGGATTTTTGACTTGGCAAGGGGAACGGCAAGCCATTTCGGGTCTATGTACCTTTGAGTATGCAGCGAGTGTCAGTCCTTATCTATTGCAGGATAAACCGCTAAATGATGCACTGAAAATTCCATTAGATTTCTTTACTTATCAGATCATCAATTTAGATCAAGATACACAGATCCTATTCAATCAGACGCAAATCAATGGCGTGACTGCCCTGAGTCAGGCTTTTCTACGCAGCATGGATAGTTACAATCAAACTTATAAAGCTGAATTTGAGGTCCAGACCTATCAGCCTGAGCTTGCGGTTGCACCGGATGGCGTACAGATGAAACTGCCCAAGACCTTTACGTGGCAGGTCTATGATCAGGATCGGATCATATTAACGATTCATGCTGAGGTGGATACGGCATTTACCTATGGTTTAGGCAGTGGTTATGTCGGTGGCTATGCCTATACTGGACAGCGTAATGGTGAAGCAATCTCAGGCCGAGGCTATATCGAATATATCGATCGACGCTAG
- a CDS encoding carboxymuconolactone decarboxylase family protein, which translates to MTTTLSIDPLKNHPTVIQALYQAHVKLDGLKLIERKLHHLVVLRASQINGCAFCVKMHISEAKADGETQERLDRLIVWRHCDDYSAQEKAAFAWTEALTVVNTQANLEPLRQELVKYFSEEQISALTVTIGLINLWNRLQISQH; encoded by the coding sequence ATGACCACCACCCTATCCATTGACCCCCTCAAAAACCACCCGACTGTGATTCAAGCACTCTACCAAGCGCACGTTAAGTTGGACGGTTTAAAGCTGATCGAGCGTAAGTTGCATCATCTGGTGGTGCTGCGTGCATCGCAAATCAATGGCTGCGCCTTTTGCGTAAAAATGCATATCAGCGAAGCCAAAGCAGATGGCGAGACGCAAGAGCGCTTGGACCGCTTGATTGTGTGGCGTCATTGCGATGACTATAGCGCGCAAGAAAAAGCCGCCTTTGCGTGGACCGAAGCACTGACTGTCGTGAATACTCAAGCGAACTTAGAGCCGCTGCGTCAGGAGTTGGTGAAATATTTTAGCGAAGAACAAATCTCTGCTTTAACGGTCACCATCGGATTGATTAACCTATGGAATCGACTGCAAATCTCACAGCACTGA
- the sigJ gene encoding RNA polymerase sigma factor SigJ: MESTANLTALMQTRTYPEKHLQLFEERRSFLLGLSYRILGSFSDAEDVVQDVFIKWSQAAIDQLDNPQAWLTTVCTRQSIDLLRAAHKSRTEYIGTWLPEPFYESADGAHLISDDLSAEQESDETLSTAFMLLLERLSPKERAAYLLYEIFDQPYAEIARILEISTVYCRQLIARARQHVADEKSQITTLPSHRQQALLAAFQHAVQTGNLEQLSQLLTEDIQLQADGGGKVSAVAMLAGKEAVLRFFERLLFSNWSQLSWHGDTIHHGAGFICTDQQDQVNMALTFAFSASGQIRNLYVVRNPDKLKMS; this comes from the coding sequence ATGGAATCGACTGCAAATCTCACAGCACTGATGCAAACCAGAACATACCCCGAAAAACATCTCCAGTTGTTTGAAGAACGCCGATCCTTTTTGCTCGGCTTGTCATACCGCATCCTCGGCTCGTTTAGCGATGCCGAGGATGTGGTGCAGGATGTGTTTATAAAATGGTCCCAAGCTGCTATCGACCAACTCGATAACCCGCAAGCATGGCTGACCACGGTGTGTACGCGGCAGAGTATCGACCTGCTGCGTGCTGCGCATAAATCTCGTACTGAGTATATCGGCACGTGGTTGCCTGAGCCGTTTTATGAGTCGGCTGATGGTGCCCATCTCATCAGTGACGACTTGTCGGCGGAGCAGGAATCGGATGAGACCCTGTCTACAGCCTTTATGCTATTGCTTGAGCGGCTGTCGCCCAAAGAGCGTGCCGCTTACCTGCTCTATGAGATATTTGATCAACCGTATGCCGAGATCGCCCGTATCCTTGAGATATCGACGGTGTATTGCAGGCAGTTGATCGCGCGTGCACGGCAGCATGTCGCGGATGAGAAAAGCCAGATCACGACCCTCCCCTCGCATCGCCAGCAGGCTTTGCTTGCGGCGTTTCAGCATGCGGTGCAGACCGGTAATTTAGAGCAACTGTCACAACTGCTCACTGAGGATATCCAGTTACAAGCTGATGGCGGCGGTAAGGTGTCTGCGGTGGCGATGCTGGCTGGTAAAGAAGCGGTGCTGCGTTTCTTTGAGCGGTTGCTGTTTAGCAACTGGTCACAGCTCTCATGGCATGGCGATACGATTCATCACGGAGCGGGTTTTATCTGCACTGATCAACAGGATCAGGTGAATATGGCGTTGACCTTTGCATTTAGCGCATCAGGGCAGATTCGTAATCTGTATGTGGTACGCAATCCGGATAAGTTGAAAATGTCTTAA
- a CDS encoding phosphocholine-specific phospholipase C → MTSRRNFLRMSATAAAAAGLPASIQKALALPAISKTGTINDVKHVVILMQENRGFDHYFGTLNGVRGYGDARPTPLPSGAPVWYQPNGKGGYVLPFHLDTSKTSAQQLGDMDHSWTGTHSAWNNGKYDGWVTTKGQNAMGYFKRADIPYHYALADAFTICDAYHCSIMASTDPNRYYLWTGWAGNDGKGNGPVIDNSEAGNYAWTTYPERLQAANISWRVYQDPGIGLNAAGSWGWTSNPYIGNYGDNSLLYFQKYQDAKPGSALYTNAVTGYSLADLKKDVINNTLPQVSWIAAPEAFTEHPSWTPGYGARYISEVLDALTSNPDVWGSTVFFINYDENDGFFDHDAPPVPPASSNQGKSTVDTVNEFFAGNSKYAAGAYGLAQRVPMLAISPWSKGGWVSSEVFDHTSVIRFLEKRFGVMEPNITPWRRSICGDLTSLFDFKNPNGQVPTLPNTSLYTQIADSQSLLPSPTVPSVQVLPVQESGQRPTRPVPYELFVQSRQDPIQKKFWLDFANSGLSGAAFRVYAGNRSDGPWFYTVGAGAVTSDYWTGDDYNLAVYGPNGFLRVFHGNLADTALPKRGNPDATLCYDVANGNVILTLSNRGTVACTITVQANTYSTQRRSYTVQPGTDVQDIWDLKNSHGWYDLSVVASTANGFLRRFAGHVEDGKNSMSDPAFGTMVSLSPMQCS, encoded by the coding sequence GTGACATCTAGACGCAATTTCTTACGCATGTCGGCGACTGCCGCCGCAGCGGCTGGACTGCCAGCATCCATTCAAAAAGCATTGGCACTGCCAGCGATCTCCAAGACTGGCACGATCAACGACGTCAAGCATGTCGTGATCCTAATGCAAGAGAATCGGGGTTTTGATCATTACTTTGGTACTTTAAATGGCGTGCGTGGCTATGGTGATGCGCGCCCGACTCCACTGCCGAGTGGTGCGCCAGTCTGGTACCAGCCGAATGGCAAAGGCGGCTATGTGCTGCCCTTTCATCTAGACACCAGCAAGACCAGCGCCCAGCAACTGGGTGATATGGATCATAGCTGGACTGGCACCCATAGCGCATGGAACAACGGCAAGTATGATGGCTGGGTCACGACGAAAGGCCAAAACGCCATGGGTTATTTCAAGCGTGCCGATATTCCTTATCATTATGCACTCGCCGATGCCTTTACGATTTGTGACGCCTACCATTGCTCTATCATGGCATCGACAGATCCTAACCGTTACTATCTGTGGACGGGCTGGGCAGGCAATGATGGCAAAGGCAATGGCCCGGTCATCGATAACTCAGAAGCGGGTAACTACGCATGGACGACCTATCCAGAGCGTCTGCAAGCCGCCAATATCTCATGGCGGGTCTATCAAGATCCCGGCATCGGTCTAAATGCCGCCGGTAGTTGGGGATGGACCAGCAATCCGTATATCGGCAACTATGGTGATAACTCCTTACTGTATTTTCAAAAGTATCAAGATGCCAAGCCGGGTTCAGCGTTGTATACCAATGCGGTCACAGGCTACAGCCTCGCTGATCTTAAAAAAGACGTGATCAATAACACTTTGCCGCAAGTGTCATGGATCGCTGCACCGGAAGCCTTTACCGAGCATCCATCGTGGACGCCGGGCTACGGCGCGCGTTATATCTCCGAAGTGTTGGATGCCTTAACCAGTAATCCAGACGTGTGGGGCAGTACGGTGTTTTTCATCAACTATGATGAAAATGATGGCTTCTTTGATCATGATGCGCCGCCAGTTCCACCTGCTTCGAGCAATCAAGGCAAATCGACTGTGGATACGGTGAATGAATTTTTTGCCGGAAACAGTAAATATGCCGCAGGCGCTTATGGGCTGGCGCAGCGCGTGCCGATGCTGGCAATATCACCGTGGTCTAAGGGCGGCTGGGTCTCTTCAGAAGTGTTTGACCACACTTCTGTTATCCGATTCCTTGAAAAACGGTTTGGCGTGATGGAACCTAATATCACCCCTTGGCGCCGCAGCATTTGTGGTGATTTAACCTCATTGTTTGATTTTAAAAATCCCAATGGACAGGTGCCCACACTCCCCAATACCAGTCTCTACACTCAAATTGCCGACAGCCAGTCTCTATTGCCAAGCCCTACTGTACCATCGGTGCAAGTCTTACCCGTCCAAGAGTCGGGCCAGCGTCCCACACGTCCAGTCCCCTATGAGCTCTTTGTCCAATCCCGCCAAGACCCGATTCAGAAAAAGTTCTGGCTGGATTTTGCCAATAGCGGCTTGTCGGGTGCGGCATTTCGTGTCTATGCGGGCAATCGCTCTGATGGTCCTTGGTTCTATACCGTCGGCGCAGGCGCGGTGACATCGGATTACTGGACAGGGGACGACTATAATCTTGCGGTCTATGGCCCCAATGGTTTCTTGCGTGTCTTTCATGGCAATTTAGCAGATACTGCGTTGCCCAAACGTGGCAATCCTGACGCCACGCTTTGCTATGACGTCGCCAATGGCAATGTCATCCTGACCTTAAGCAACCGCGGAACCGTCGCGTGTACCATCACCGTGCAAGCCAATACCTACAGTACTCAGCGCCGGAGTTATACCGTCCAGCCGGGAACAGATGTACAAGACATCTGGGACCTAAAGAACAGTCATGGTTGGTATGATCTGTCGGTGGTGGCATCAACGGCCAATGGCTTCTTGCGTCGTTTTGCCGGTCATGTTGAAGACGGCAAAAACAGCATGAGCGATCCCGCCTTCGGAACCATGGTTTCATTAAGTCCAATGCAATGTAGCTAA